The Thermobifida halotolerans sequence CCTCGATCTGCACGGGCTCCTTCGTCCTGGCCGACGCGGGCTTGCTGGAGGGGCGCCGCGCGACCACCCACTGGAAGTCCGCGCGGCTGTTCCGGGCGCTGTACCCGGAGGTCACCCTGCTGCCCGACGTCCTCTACACCGACGACGGCGACGTCCTGACCTCGGCCGGGGTCGCCTCGGGAATCGACCTGTGCCTGCACATGATCCGGTGCGACCACGGTTCGGCGGTGGCGGGCGACGTCGCGCGCGGCACGGTCGTCCCGCCCCACCGCGACGGCGGCCAGGCGCAGTTCATCAGGCATCCCGTGCCCGACCCGCCGCACTCTCCCATCGGCGCGGTCCGCGCCTGGGCGCTGCGGCGCCTCGACCGTCCCCTCACCCTGCGCGACCTGGCCGAGCAGGCGTCGATGAGCGTGCGCACCCTCACCCGCCGGTTCCGGGAGGAGACCGGCCTGTCCCCGCTGCGGTGGCTGACCCACCAGCGGATCGACCACGCCCGCACCCTGCTGGAGGAGACCGACCTTCCGGTCGAGCAGGTCGCCGCCGAGTCGGGGTTCGGCACCGCGGCCTCGCTGCGTCAGCACATGCACGCCCACATCGGCGTCTCCCCCAGCGCCTACCGCGCCACGTTCCGCGGCGCGGAACGGGCGCGGGAGGACGGGCACCGCCCGCGCTCCGCGTCCGTCCCGGCGGGGACGGCGCGGGCGGACCACCGGAGCAGACGGGGATGATCCCCGCAGACACAGCGCCGCCCCACTCCCGGTCCGGGAGTGGGGCGGCGGAATCCGAGACACACCGGCCGCGTCCGCGGCGCGTGTGTCCTACAGGACGCGGACCTGCTCGGCCTGCAGGCCCCTCGGGCCCTGCGCGATCTCGAACTCCACGCGCTGGTTCTCGTCAAGGTTGCGGAAACCGGCGCCGACGATGTTGCTGTAGTGCACGAACACGTCGGGGCCGCCTTCGTCCTGGCTGATGAAGCCGTAGCCCTTGTCACCGTTGAACCACTTGACGGTTCCCTGGGTCATGTCTGTCTCCTGACAGGTTGCTGGGTTGCGGGCCCGCAGCGCGGACCCCGATCGCACTCGAACCGCGGCGCGCCCCACCATCCCTGGTCAGACAACCGCCCGCCTCGACTTCCGCGAGCGTCGAACACGTGCACAGAAAATCTACGATCACCGATTACAACAACGCCGCCCACCGGTTATTCCTCTCGTTGCGGCGCCTCCCCGTGGCCGGGTCGGACCGCGCGGGCACGGTCGGATCCGGCGGGCACGCCGTCCGGAGAACGCCCCTAGGCGACGCCGTAGGGGCGGCCCCGGCGCTCCGGCACGGTCGGCTCGTCCTTCTTCTCCCACTCTCCGGGCAACTGCTCGTCGCCCTCGGGGACGTCGGGACGTCCCGCGTACGGATGGTCGATCGGGGTCATGCCCGGTCGGCCCCCGCCCTGTTCGGGCTCGCCGTGCTGTTCGGAGCGCTCCTCGGGCTCGCGCGGGTCTGGTGAGGATCCGGACTGCTCGGCCATTGCCGCCCCCTCGGTCCGATGCGGTTCTTTCCGCTCCTCTGCCCGTACCCGTGACCTGTTATGCGAGCTCAGTGCGCCGCGGCGGCAAAAAACGCGCTCCGGCACGCGGATACGCCGGTCCGCCGGGACTACTGCTGGCGGGTCTGGCTCTTGGGCAGGACGCTGATGGTTCCCGACTGCTCCAGGATGGCGTAGTCGATCTGGGCCATGCTGGAGATGCCCTGGCTGCTGCGGGCGGCCGCCAGGATCTCGCTCTCGTTGATGTGGTGCCTGGCCATCGGCTCACGCAGCATCTGTCCCCGGCTCACCAGCACCACCGGCACGCTCTGCGTCACCCTGGTGAACCAGCGGAACCGCCACCGCAGGAAGTCGGAGCCGCGTTCGACGGCCACCAGGGTGAGGATCACCAGCGTGGCGTTGGTGAGCGAGAAGTCGTCGCCCAGCAGCGCCTGCTGGGTGGCCTCGGAGACGACCAGGAGCAGCAGCAGGTCGAAAGTGGTGATCTGGGCCATGCTGCGTTTTCCGGCGAGGCGGAAGATCACCAGCAGAATGACGTAGACGGCGAGGGCGCGCAGGACGGAGTCCACCGGTTTCTCCTCCATGTCAGGGATAGACGAACTGCCGGAACCGCACCGGAGCAGATCCCTCGACGCCGAGTTCCCCCTGGTGCAGCCACATCTGCTCGCCCTGAAGGTTGAAGGTGACCGTCAGGGGCGTGTCGGGCCGATCGACCTCGAATTCGTAGACCAGCGTGTCGGTGCCGCCGACCACGGTCGACGGCTGCGGCGTGATGCTTTGGACCATGAACGCCTCCAGGTAGTCCTGGGAGACCCCCAAGCGGATCCGCCCCTGCTGTGCGGCCTCGGGGGCGATGCGTACCTCCAGGGTGGTGGGACCGCGCTCGCGGGTGAACCGCTCGTACTCCGCGTGTACCAGCCCGTCGGGGCTTCCCGCGCCGGTCCAGCTCAGCGGACCGGCACCGAACAGCCCCAGCAGCGCCAAGGCGATCAGCACCGCGGCCAGCGCCCACGCGCCCCGCTCCACCCGCCACTCGCGTCGCTGGAACACCGCGTCGCCGTGGACCGTCACCTTCGGTTCGCCGCCCATCCCGGCGTCCCCTCCCCAGTACCCCGGCGGTGACCGCACGCATCGGCGGCATGCCTTTCCGCACTTGCCGGAAAGACCGGCGGCAAACAGCGCGCCCGCGACGGCTCGTCCGCCTCCGCGGAGTTCTCCCGCAGCCGCGCCGGGTTTCGACGCGGACATCCACGGGCAGTGCGCAGCCACATGAAGCCCTATCGTGTCCCTGTCCTCGACAGCACCCTGGCCATGCTGGCCGAAGGCTACGCCTGGCTGCCCGACCGTCGACGCCGCGCGGCCGGAGGCATGGTCCGCGCCCGCGTGCTGGGCCAGCACGCGGTGGGTCTGCGCGGTCCGGAGGCGGTGCGGTTCTTCTACGACGAGCGCCATGTGCGTCGGCGCACGGCCATTCCCGAGCCGGTGCTGAGCACGCTGTTCGGCCACGACGCGGTGCACACCCTCGACGGGGAGGCGCGCCGCGTGCGCAAGGCGATGCTCCTGTCCCTGCTCGCGGACCCCGACGGCATCGCCGCGCTGGTCGACCACGTCACCGCCGCGTGGGACGAGGCGGTCGCGGCGTGGCCGGAGCGGCCGCGGATCGTGCTGTTCGACGAGGCGAGCCGGGCGCTCACCCGGGGGGTCTGCGCGTGGGTGGGGCTGCCTCTCAACGAGGCCGACGTGGCGCCACTGGCCCGCGACCTGGTGTCCATGGTCGACGGTTTCGCCACTGTGGGACCGCGCCACTGGCGTGCCCGGCGGGCGCGCCACCGCAGGGAGGTCTGGCTGGCGCGGCTGGTGAAGCAGGTGCGCTCCGGCGCGGTCACCGCCGCGGAGGGTTCGGCGGTCGACGTGGTGGCGCGGCACCGCGACGCCGAGGGACGGTCGCTGGACCCGCACACGGCCGCGGTGGAACTGCTCAACATCATCCGCCCGACCGTCGCGGTCTGCTGGTTCGTCTCCTTCTCCGCGCACGCGCTGCACCTGTGGCCGGAGCAGAGGGAGCGGTTGCGCGAGGGCGGAGCGGAGTACGCGGAGGCGTTCGTCCACGAGGTCCGCCGCTTCTACCCGTTCGC is a genomic window containing:
- a CDS encoding GlxA family transcriptional regulator; amino-acid sequence: MSVFTRPGRHRVAVLVRHGALPIEFGIVHRLFGQAVDPATGAPLYEVATCALAPGEVATDADFTVTVAHGPEALEEADTVVVPAATEDYDARGRGWISASLADALARIRPRTRTASICTGSFVLADAGLLEGRRATTHWKSARLFRALYPEVTLLPDVLYTDDGDVLTSAGVASGIDLCLHMIRCDHGSAVAGDVARGTVVPPHRDGGQAQFIRHPVPDPPHSPIGAVRAWALRRLDRPLTLRDLAEQASMSVRTLTRRFREETGLSPLRWLTHQRIDHARTLLEETDLPVEQVAAESGFGTAASLRQHMHAHIGVSPSAYRATFRGAERAREDGHRPRSASVPAGTARADHRSRRG
- a CDS encoding cold-shock protein, coding for MTQGTVKWFNGDKGYGFISQDEGGPDVFVHYSNIVGAGFRNLDENQRVEFEIAQGPRGLQAEQVRVL
- a CDS encoding DUF421 domain-containing protein; protein product: MDSVLRALAVYVILLVIFRLAGKRSMAQITTFDLLLLLVVSEATQQALLGDDFSLTNATLVILTLVAVERGSDFLRWRFRWFTRVTQSVPVVLVSRGQMLREPMARHHINESEILAAARSSQGISSMAQIDYAILEQSGTISVLPKSQTRQQ
- a CDS encoding cytochrome P450; this translates as MKPYRVPVLDSTLAMLAEGYAWLPDRRRRAAGGMVRARVLGQHAVGLRGPEAVRFFYDERHVRRRTAIPEPVLSTLFGHDAVHTLDGEARRVRKAMLLSLLADPDGIAALVDHVTAAWDEAVAAWPERPRIVLFDEASRALTRGVCAWVGLPLNEADVAPLARDLVSMVDGFATVGPRHWRARRARHRREVWLARLVKQVRSGAVTAAEGSAVDVVARHRDAEGRSLDPHTAAVELLNIIRPTVAVCWFVSFSAHALHLWPEQRERLREGGAEYAEAFVHEVRRFYPFAPFVGGRAVDDLSWNGEPIPAGALVLLDLYGQNHDPDLWDDPYVFDPQRFLGRPPGRDELVPQGGGDPRANHRCPGEAVTVALLQALVSRLARLDYGVPEQDLTISLRRVPARPRSGVVVSDVRPPSSGPGVPPPRRHRVREADTGKRDSA